A segment of the Nostoc sp. TCL26-01 genome:
TGATGGGGCCGAATGCGCGATCTGTATTGTCTGCCCTCAAGCGGATGGGAGAATTACCCAGCGTGAAAATGATTGCCACTGGTCACGGGCCATTACTTTACCACAACGTCGAGGAATTAATCGGACGTTACCGCAAGTGGAGTCAAAACCAAAGCAAGCCAGAAACAACCGTCGGCATATTCTACGTTTCTGAGTATGGGTATAGCGATCGCCTAGCCCAAGCAATCATCAATGGTATCAGCAAAACTGGTGTGGGGATAGAAATAGTAGATTTAGGTTCACCAGTCGATTTACAAGAATTACGCGAACTAGTTGGACGTTGTGCGGGATTGGTAATTGGTACACCTCCCGCTTCCGGTGCAGCCAGTATTCAAGCCGCACTCAGCACCGTTTTAGGTTCTGCCAACGAAAAACAAGCGATCGGTATATTTGAAACTGGCGGTGGGGATGATGAACCGATAGATACTCTCCTGACTAAATTCCGTAACTTAGGTTTGACAACAGGTTTCCCCGCCATTCGCATCAAACAAACCCCTGGTGAAAACACTTATAAACAGTGTGAAGAAGCAGGTACAGACTTAGGTCAGTGGGTAACACGCGATCGCAGCATTAAAGCAATGAAGTCTTTAGGTGCTGATTTAGATAAAGCACTAGGTAGACTTAGTGGTGGTTTGTATATTATTACAGCCAAAAAAGGTGACGTATCCAGTGCCATGTTAGCTTCCTGGGTAGCACAAGCCAGCTTCAAACCTCTGGGATTCTCCATCGCAGTCGCCAAAGATCGGGCGATTGAATCATTAATGCAAGTAGGCGATCGCTTTGTCCTCAACGTCCTAGAAGAAAGCAATTACCAAAAACTCATGCGTCACTTCCTCAAACGGTTCGCCCCCGGTGCTGATCGTTTTGAAGGCATCCGCACCCAACCAGCCCAAAACGGCGCACCCATCCTCACCGATGCCCTAGCTTACATCGAGTGCGAAGTCGCCAGCCGCATGGACTGCGGCGATCATTGGGCAGTCTACAGCACAGTCTACGCCGGCAGCGTTTCCAAACCAGAAGCATTGACAGCAGTCCACCACCGGAAGGTGGGAAATCACTACTAAAACTTTTTGCTACTCATCAGAGGACTTGTAAAAGATGAATGAATAGCGATCGCACTTTTGAGTATGAGGGGAAGTGCGATCGCTATCATGCTTTAAGACATATAGGAATCATATTTAATTTCTGTTGGCGTAGCCTGTGCTTACACAAAAAACTCAGTACACCTCTATTACTTCTTTTTCTGTTACCTGTTACCTGTTACCTATT
Coding sequences within it:
- a CDS encoding diflavin flavoprotein, coding for MVALTDKAEKRLTIQTGEIAEDTTAIRSLDWDRDRFDIEFGLQNGTTYNSFLIRGEQIALVDTSHEKFRQLYLDTLTGLINPQDIDYLIVSHTEPDHSGLVRDLLQMAPNITVVASKVAIQFLEDLVHQPFKRQIVKNGDRLDLGNGHEMEFVIAPNLHWPDTIFSFDHKTQTLYTCDAFGMHYCDERTFDEDLKTIEADFHYYYECLMGPNARSVLSALKRMGELPSVKMIATGHGPLLYHNVEELIGRYRKWSQNQSKPETTVGIFYVSEYGYSDRLAQAIINGISKTGVGIEIVDLGSPVDLQELRELVGRCAGLVIGTPPASGAASIQAALSTVLGSANEKQAIGIFETGGGDDEPIDTLLTKFRNLGLTTGFPAIRIKQTPGENTYKQCEEAGTDLGQWVTRDRSIKAMKSLGADLDKALGRLSGGLYIITAKKGDVSSAMLASWVAQASFKPLGFSIAVAKDRAIESLMQVGDRFVLNVLEESNYQKLMRHFLKRFAPGADRFEGIRTQPAQNGAPILTDALAYIECEVASRMDCGDHWAVYSTVYAGSVSKPEALTAVHHRKVGNHY